A single genomic interval of Saccharothrix saharensis harbors:
- a CDS encoding PucR family transcriptional regulator, whose product MYPTVAEALALPVVRRGEPAVVAGAGGMGRRVRWVHVAEVADIAHLLRGGELVLTTGIALPDDPDGLRRYVADLASVGASGLVVELVRRWSDEVPGALVAAAEQHGLPLVTLARETRFVSVTEAVVSLIVDAQLAELRAAEQVHETFTALTVAGAEPAEVLREVARTAGLPVVLETLGHEVLAYDAAGQDPTSVLADWGQRSRAVAVPERTAYHEQAGWLVTVVGARGADWGRLVLLSPEPPPHRHVVVAERAASALAVHRLVARDRESLERQTHRTLLTQLLGQPPHDLPTRAAALGVPLDRRQLVGVAIRPGTASVPAQALASQEVLRDLAEATALAARRVTVPALVGVVDDTSVRALLSLPPQAGLDGVLRRLAREVHRRAAATQHALPVVVAVGTTVTALPDVRRSLGEAAHVAGAALRSSGTRLYHRLDDVRLRGLLHLLREDERVVAFADRELGPLLARDANQGTRLVELLRCFCEHGGNKSAAAAAAHLSRTAYYQQLSRIEQVLGVSLEDPESVLSLYVALLVHEMGERDPQLPRPPTSAT is encoded by the coding sequence ATGTACCCCACGGTCGCCGAAGCGCTCGCCCTGCCCGTGGTCCGGCGCGGCGAGCCCGCCGTGGTCGCGGGCGCGGGCGGGATGGGCCGCCGGGTGCGGTGGGTGCACGTCGCCGAGGTCGCCGACATCGCCCACCTGCTGCGCGGCGGCGAGCTCGTGCTGACCACCGGCATCGCGCTGCCCGACGACCCGGACGGGCTGCGCCGCTACGTCGCCGATCTCGCGTCCGTGGGCGCGTCCGGGCTGGTCGTGGAGCTGGTGCGGCGGTGGAGCGACGAGGTGCCCGGCGCGCTGGTGGCCGCCGCCGAGCAGCACGGGCTGCCGCTGGTCACGCTGGCGCGGGAGACCCGGTTCGTGTCGGTGACCGAGGCCGTGGTGTCGTTGATCGTGGACGCGCAGCTCGCCGAGCTGCGGGCGGCCGAGCAGGTGCACGAGACGTTCACCGCGTTGACCGTGGCGGGCGCGGAGCCCGCCGAGGTGCTGCGCGAGGTGGCCCGGACCGCCGGGCTGCCGGTGGTGCTGGAGACGCTGGGGCACGAGGTGCTGGCCTACGACGCGGCCGGACAGGACCCGACCTCGGTGCTGGCCGACTGGGGTCAGCGGTCGCGAGCGGTGGCCGTGCCGGAGCGGACCGCGTACCACGAGCAGGCCGGGTGGCTGGTGACCGTGGTCGGCGCGCGGGGCGCGGACTGGGGTCGGCTCGTGCTGCTCTCCCCGGAACCGCCGCCGCACCGGCACGTGGTGGTCGCCGAACGGGCCGCGTCGGCGTTGGCCGTGCACCGGTTGGTGGCGCGGGACCGGGAGTCCTTGGAGCGGCAGACGCACCGCACGCTGCTCACGCAGCTCCTCGGTCAGCCGCCGCACGACCTGCCGACGCGGGCCGCGGCGCTCGGCGTGCCCCTGGACCGGCGGCAGCTCGTCGGGGTGGCGATCCGGCCCGGCACGGCGAGCGTGCCCGCGCAGGCGTTGGCGTCGCAGGAGGTGCTGCGGGACCTGGCCGAGGCGACGGCGTTGGCGGCCCGGCGGGTGACCGTGCCCGCGCTGGTCGGCGTCGTGGACGACACGAGCGTGCGGGCGTTGCTGTCGTTGCCGCCGCAGGCGGGGCTGGACGGCGTGCTGCGGCGGTTGGCGCGCGAGGTGCACCGGCGGGCGGCGGCGACGCAGCACGCGTTGCCGGTGGTGGTGGCCGTCGGCACGACCGTGACGGCGTTGCCGGACGTGCGGCGGTCGCTGGGCGAGGCGGCGCACGTGGCGGGCGCGGCGCTGCGCTCGTCGGGCACCCGGCTGTACCACCGGCTGGACGACGTGCGGCTGCGCGGCCTGCTGCACCTGCTGCGCGAGGACGAGCGGGTGGTCGCGTTCGCGGATCGCGAGTTGGGGCCGTTGCTGGCGCGGGACGCCAACCAGGGCACCCGGCTGGTCGAGCTGCTGCGGTGCTTCTGCGAGCACGGCGGCAACAAGTCCGCCGCCGCAGCCGCCGCCCACCTCTCGCGGACCGCGTACTACCAGCAGTTGAGCCGGATCGAGCAGGTGCTCGGGGTGTCGCTGGAAGACCCCGAGTCGGTGCTCTCGCTGTACGTGGCGCTGTTGGTGCACGAGATGGGCGAGCGGGACCCTCAGCTGCCCCGCCCGCCCACGTCCGCGACTTAG
- a CDS encoding aspartate aminotransferase family protein, which produces MGQHEELLARHRAVMPDWMALYYERPIELASASGRRVTDREGRTYLDFFAGILTNAVGYDVAEISDAIRSQLSTGVLHSSTLYLIRSQVELAEKIAGLSGIPDAKVFFTNSGTEANETALMLATRYRRSDQVLALRNSYHGRAFATVAITGNRGWSASSLSPVKVSWVHGGYRFRSPFKDLSDADYVKACVADLREVIETTTAGDVACMIVEPIQGVGGFSSPPDGLFGAFKEVLDEYGILLVSDEVQTGWGRTGEHFWGIQAHGVTPDAMTFAKGLGNGLAIGGVVARGEVMDCLTANSLSTFGGNPIATAGALATLDYLLDHDLQANAAKLGERLLDGLRDIAADRPAVGDVRGKGLMIGIEMVGPDGAPDPAGAVAVLEGTRERGLLVGKGGLYGNVIRLAPPMTLTEDEVEEALGILEDVL; this is translated from the coding sequence ATGGGACAACACGAGGAGTTGCTGGCCCGGCACCGCGCGGTGATGCCCGACTGGATGGCCCTCTACTACGAGCGGCCGATCGAGCTCGCGAGCGCGAGCGGACGCCGCGTCACGGACCGCGAAGGTCGCACCTACCTGGACTTCTTCGCCGGCATCCTGACCAACGCGGTCGGCTACGACGTCGCCGAGATCTCCGACGCGATCCGGTCCCAGCTGTCCACCGGCGTGCTGCACAGCTCCACGCTCTACCTGATCCGCTCGCAGGTCGAGCTGGCCGAGAAGATCGCCGGGCTGTCCGGCATCCCGGACGCGAAGGTGTTCTTCACCAACTCCGGCACCGAGGCCAACGAGACGGCGCTCATGCTGGCCACCCGGTACCGCCGCAGCGACCAGGTCCTCGCGCTGCGCAACTCTTACCACGGCCGCGCGTTCGCCACGGTCGCGATCACCGGCAACCGCGGCTGGTCGGCGTCCTCGCTGAGCCCGGTGAAGGTCAGCTGGGTGCACGGCGGCTACCGGTTCCGCAGCCCGTTCAAGGACCTGTCCGACGCCGACTACGTCAAGGCGTGCGTGGCGGACTTGCGCGAGGTGATCGAGACGACGACCGCGGGCGACGTGGCGTGCATGATCGTCGAGCCGATCCAGGGCGTGGGCGGGTTCTCCTCGCCGCCGGACGGGCTGTTCGGCGCGTTCAAGGAAGTGCTGGACGAGTACGGCATCCTGCTCGTCTCCGACGAGGTGCAGACCGGCTGGGGACGCACCGGAGAGCACTTCTGGGGCATCCAGGCGCACGGCGTGACGCCCGACGCGATGACGTTCGCCAAGGGGCTGGGCAACGGCCTGGCGATCGGTGGCGTGGTGGCGCGCGGCGAGGTGATGGACTGCCTCACGGCCAACTCGCTGTCCACGTTCGGCGGCAACCCGATCGCCACGGCCGGCGCGCTGGCCACGCTGGACTACCTGCTCGACCACGACCTGCAGGCCAACGCCGCCAAGCTCGGCGAACGGCTGTTGGACGGGTTGCGCGACATCGCGGCGGACCGGCCCGCGGTCGGTGACGTGCGCGGCAAGGGCCTGATGATCGGCATCGAGATGGTCGGCCCGGACGGCGCGCCCGACCCGGCGGGGGCGGTCGCGGTGCTGGAGGGCACGCGGGAACGGGGCCTGCTGGTCGGCAAGGGCGGCCTGTACGGGAACGTCATCCGCCTCGCGCCGCCGATGACGTTGACCGAGGACGAGGTCGAGGAAGCGCTCGGCATCCTGGAGGACGTGCTGTGA
- a CDS encoding CoA-acylating methylmalonate-semialdehyde dehydrogenase, whose product MNTVTHRIGGKPWNGESARSGDVYDPATGQVTSRVDFADESVVDDAVATAAEAFASWRNASLAQRSNVMFAFRELLNARKGDLAAIVTAEHGKVLSDAAGEVQRALEAVEFACGIPHLLKGGFSENASTRVDVYSIQQPLGVVGVISPFNFPAMVPLWFVPNAIACGNAVVLKPSEKDPSAANFIAELFAEAGLPDGVLNVVHGDKVAVDRILAHPDVKAVSFVGSTPIARYVYETGTRHGKRVQALGGAKNHMVVLPDADLDLAADAAVSAGFGSAGERCMAISVVVAVDPVGDELVAKIVDRVRVLHVGDGRRPGCEMGPLVTGAHRDRVLSYVDAGRSEGASLVVDGRSHAIDGAAEGFWLGPTLFDHVGTEMSIYRDEIFGPVLSVLRVATYDDALEVVNANPYGNGTAIFTNDGGAARRFQNEVEVGMVGVNVPIPVPVAYYSFGGWKDSLFGDSHAYGPEGVHFFTRTKVVTGRWLDPSHGGVNLGFPQNT is encoded by the coding sequence GTGAACACCGTTACGCACCGTATCGGCGGCAAGCCGTGGAACGGCGAGAGCGCGCGCTCCGGTGACGTGTACGACCCCGCCACCGGGCAGGTGACGAGCCGGGTCGACTTCGCCGACGAGTCCGTGGTGGACGACGCGGTCGCGACGGCTGCCGAAGCGTTCGCGTCGTGGCGCAACGCATCGTTGGCGCAGCGGTCGAACGTGATGTTCGCGTTCCGGGAGCTGCTGAACGCGCGCAAGGGCGACCTGGCCGCGATCGTCACCGCCGAGCACGGCAAGGTGCTGTCCGACGCGGCCGGGGAGGTGCAGCGCGCGCTGGAGGCCGTGGAGTTCGCCTGTGGCATCCCGCACCTGCTCAAGGGCGGGTTCAGCGAGAACGCGTCCACGCGGGTCGACGTGTACTCGATCCAGCAGCCGCTGGGCGTCGTGGGCGTGATCTCGCCGTTCAACTTCCCCGCCATGGTGCCGCTGTGGTTCGTGCCGAACGCGATCGCCTGCGGGAACGCGGTGGTGCTCAAGCCGTCGGAGAAGGACCCCTCGGCGGCGAACTTCATCGCGGAGCTGTTCGCGGAGGCCGGGTTGCCCGACGGCGTGCTGAACGTCGTGCACGGCGACAAGGTCGCGGTGGACCGGATCCTGGCGCACCCGGACGTGAAGGCGGTGTCGTTCGTGGGGTCGACACCGATCGCGCGGTACGTGTACGAGACGGGCACGCGGCACGGCAAGCGCGTGCAGGCGTTGGGTGGGGCGAAGAACCACATGGTCGTGCTGCCGGACGCGGACCTGGACCTGGCGGCGGACGCGGCGGTGTCGGCCGGGTTCGGCTCGGCGGGCGAGCGGTGCATGGCGATCTCGGTGGTGGTCGCGGTCGACCCGGTCGGGGACGAGCTGGTGGCGAAGATCGTGGATCGCGTGCGGGTGCTGCACGTGGGGGACGGCCGCCGTCCTGGGTGCGAGATGGGGCCGTTGGTGACGGGTGCGCACCGCGATCGTGTGCTGTCCTATGTGGACGCTGGGCGGTCGGAAGGTGCTTCGTTGGTCGTGGACGGCCGATCGCACGCGATCGACGGGGCGGCGGAGGGGTTCTGGCTCGGCCCGACGCTGTTCGACCACGTCGGCACGGAGATGTCGATCTACCGGGACGAGATCTTCGGGCCGGTGCTGTCGGTGCTGCGGGTGGCGACGTACGACGACGCGCTGGAGGTGGTCAACGCGAACCCGTACGGGAACGGGACGGCGATCTTCACCAACGACGGTGGCGCGGCGCGGCGGTTCCAGAACGAGGTGGAGGTCGGGATGGTGGGGGTGAACGTGCCGATCCCGGTGCCGGTGGCGTACTACTCGTTCGGGGGGTGGAAGGACTCGCTGTTCGGGGATTCGCACGCGTACGGGCCGGAGGGGGTGCACTTCTTCACCCGCACGAAGGTGGTCACCGGTCGGTGGCTCGACCCCTCGCACGGCGGCGTGAACCTGGGCTTCCCCCAGAACACCTGA
- a CDS encoding elongation factor G-like protein EF-G2, producing the protein MGSKHSDNGHSAGAVAVDDPAKVRNVVLVGPSGSGKTTLAEALLASTGVLTRPGSVTEGTTVCDHDPAAVRQQRSVGLAVAPVQHGGVKINLIDTPGYADFVGELRAGLRAADAALFVVSAAEGVDPATISLWEECAMVGMPRAVVVARTDHQRADVLTGIASCQEAFGAGVVPLYLPDGDGLVNLLTTDDPRFEEQRNALIEGIIAESEDETLMDRYLGGEEVDQATLIADLETAVARGSFHPVMPVCALTGLGLPELLDGVARAFPSPLEHPLPEVTGVDGIPQPRLEADPNGPLVAEVVRTAVDSYVGRVSLVRVFSGTLRPERPVHVSGHGMADRGHEDHDVDERVAHVYSPLGANLREVPYCVAGDLCALTKLGSAETGDTVSAPEKPLLVAPWEMPEPLLPVAVVPRSRSDEDNLARNLGKLVAGDPTLRLERNAETHQLVLWCMGEAHADVVLARLRAGGAEVDTEPVRVALRETFAVQAKGHGRHVKQSGGHGQYAVCDIVVDPLPRGSGFEFVDRIVGGAVPHQFIPSVEKGVRAQLERGLQGGHPVVDVRVTLVDGKAHSVDSSDAAFQTAGALALKDAATTGRTCLLEPLDEVTVRLPDDHLGTVLGDLSSRRGRVLGTEAESPGYTLIRAEVPATELLRYAVELRSLTSGTGTYTRRFSRYDPLPQTLATQAK; encoded by the coding sequence ATGGGCAGCAAACACTCCGACAACGGCCACTCGGCAGGCGCGGTCGCTGTGGACGACCCGGCCAAGGTCCGCAACGTCGTGCTGGTCGGCCCGTCCGGCTCCGGCAAGACGACGCTCGCCGAGGCCCTGCTCGCCAGCACCGGCGTCCTGACCCGACCGGGCTCGGTCACCGAGGGCACCACGGTGTGCGACCACGACCCCGCGGCGGTGCGCCAGCAGCGGTCGGTGGGACTCGCGGTCGCCCCCGTCCAGCACGGCGGCGTCAAGATCAACCTCATCGACACGCCCGGCTACGCGGACTTCGTCGGCGAACTGCGCGCCGGCCTGCGCGCGGCGGACGCGGCGCTGTTCGTGGTCAGCGCGGCGGAGGGCGTCGACCCGGCCACGATCTCCCTGTGGGAGGAGTGCGCGATGGTGGGCATGCCGCGCGCGGTCGTGGTCGCCCGCACCGACCACCAGCGCGCCGACGTGCTCACCGGGATCGCCTCGTGCCAGGAGGCGTTCGGCGCGGGCGTCGTGCCGCTGTACCTGCCCGACGGCGACGGCCTGGTCAACCTGCTCACCACCGACGACCCCCGCTTCGAGGAGCAGCGCAACGCGCTCATCGAGGGGATCATCGCGGAGAGCGAGGACGAGACCCTGATGGACCGCTACCTCGGCGGCGAGGAGGTCGACCAGGCCACGCTCATCGCCGACCTGGAGACGGCGGTCGCGCGCGGCTCGTTCCACCCCGTGATGCCGGTGTGCGCGCTGACCGGCCTCGGCCTGCCCGAACTGCTCGACGGCGTCGCCCGCGCCTTCCCGTCCCCGCTGGAGCACCCGTTGCCCGAGGTGACCGGCGTGGACGGCATCCCCCAGCCACGCCTGGAAGCCGACCCGAACGGCCCGCTCGTGGCCGAGGTCGTGCGCACGGCGGTGGACTCCTACGTGGGCCGCGTGTCGCTGGTGCGCGTGTTCTCCGGGACGCTGCGCCCCGAACGCCCGGTGCACGTCTCGGGCCACGGCATGGCCGACCGCGGTCACGAGGACCACGACGTCGACGAACGGGTCGCGCACGTCTACTCGCCGCTGGGCGCGAACCTGCGCGAGGTGCCGTACTGCGTGGCGGGCGACCTGTGCGCGTTGACCAAGCTCGGCTCCGCCGAAACCGGCGACACGGTGTCCGCCCCCGAGAAGCCGCTGCTCGTGGCGCCGTGGGAGATGCCGGAACCCCTGCTGCCGGTCGCCGTCGTCCCGCGCAGCCGCAGCGACGAGGACAACCTGGCCCGCAACCTCGGCAAGCTCGTCGCGGGCGACCCGACCCTCCGGCTGGAGCGCAACGCCGAGACGCACCAGCTCGTCCTGTGGTGCATGGGCGAGGCGCACGCGGACGTCGTCCTGGCCCGTTTGCGCGCCGGTGGCGCGGAGGTCGACACCGAGCCGGTGCGCGTGGCGCTGCGGGAGACGTTCGCGGTCCAGGCGAAGGGCCACGGCCGGCACGTGAAGCAGTCCGGCGGCCACGGCCAGTACGCCGTGTGCGACATCGTCGTCGACCCCCTGCCCCGCGGCTCGGGCTTCGAGTTCGTGGACAGGATCGTCGGCGGCGCCGTCCCCCACCAGTTCATCCCCAGCGTCGAGAAAGGCGTGCGCGCCCAACTGGAACGGGGACTGCAAGGCGGCCACCCGGTCGTGGACGTCCGCGTCACCCTCGTGGACGGCAAGGCCCACTCCGTCGACTCCTCCGACGCCGCCTTCCAGACCGCCGGCGCCCTGGCCCTGAAGGACGCCGCCACCACCGGCCGCACGTGCCTGCTCGAACCCCTCGACGAAGTGACCGTGCGCCTGCCCGACGACCACCTGGGCACCGTCCTGGGCGACCTCTCCAGCCGCCGCGGCCGCGTCCTGGGAACGGAAGCCGAAAGCCCCGGCTACACCCTCATCCGCGCCGAGGTCCCCGCCACCGAACTGCTCCGCTACGCCGTGGAACTGCGCTCCCTGACCTCGGGCACGGGCACCTACACCCGCCGCTTCAGCCGCTACGACCCCCTCCCCCAAACCCTCGCCACCCAAGCCAAATGA
- the pdxS gene encoding pyridoxal 5'-phosphate synthase lyase subunit PdxS: MVVFALPLRERLVVTTSPDAGTQVTGTSRVKRGMAEMLKGGVIMDVVNAEQAKIAEDAGAVAVMALERVPADIRAQGGVSRMSDPDMIDGIIDAVSIPVMAKARIGHFVEAQVLQSLGVDYIDESEVLTPADYANHIDKWQFTVPFVCGATNLGEALRRITEGAAMIRSKGEAGTGDVSNATTHMRKIRAEILRLQNLPADELYVAAKELQAPYELVREVAEAGKLPVVLFTAGGIATPADAAMMMQLGAEGVFVGSGIFKSGNPAQRAEAIVKATTFHDDPDVIAKVSRGLGEAMVGINVDEIPEPHRLAERGW; this comes from the coding sequence ATGGTGGTGTTCGCCCTCCCACTTCGAGAAAGGCTGGTCGTGACCACTTCACCCGACGCCGGCACCCAGGTCACCGGCACCTCCCGCGTCAAGCGGGGCATGGCGGAGATGCTCAAGGGCGGCGTGATCATGGACGTGGTCAACGCCGAGCAGGCCAAGATCGCCGAGGACGCGGGCGCGGTGGCCGTCATGGCGCTGGAGCGGGTGCCCGCCGACATCCGCGCGCAGGGCGGCGTGTCCCGGATGAGTGACCCGGACATGATCGACGGCATCATCGACGCGGTGTCGATCCCGGTGATGGCCAAGGCCCGCATCGGCCACTTCGTCGAGGCACAGGTGCTGCAGTCCCTCGGCGTGGACTACATCGACGAGTCCGAGGTGCTGACCCCGGCCGACTACGCCAACCACATCGACAAGTGGCAGTTCACCGTGCCGTTCGTGTGCGGTGCGACGAACCTGGGCGAGGCGCTGCGCCGCATCACCGAGGGCGCGGCGATGATCCGCTCCAAGGGCGAGGCCGGCACCGGCGACGTCTCCAACGCCACCACGCACATGCGCAAGATCCGCGCGGAGATCCTGCGCCTGCAGAACCTGCCCGCCGACGAGCTCTACGTCGCGGCCAAGGAGCTCCAGGCGCCGTACGAGCTGGTCCGCGAGGTGGCGGAGGCCGGCAAGCTGCCGGTCGTGCTGTTCACCGCTGGTGGCATCGCGACGCCCGCCGACGCGGCGATGATGATGCAGCTCGGCGCGGAGGGCGTGTTCGTCGGCTCGGGCATCTTCAAGTCCGGCAACCCGGCGCAGCGCGCGGAGGCGATCGTGAAGGCGACGACCTTCCACGACGACCCGGACGTGATCGCGAAGGTGTCGCGCGGCCTCGGCGAGGCCATGGTCGGCATCAACGTGGACGAGATCCCGGAGCCCCACCGCCTGGCCGAGCGCGGCTGGTGA
- a CDS encoding helix-turn-helix domain-containing protein: protein MSNTGAPLDVIAASLRRERDRVGLSLSELAKRAGIAKSTLSQLESGSGNPSVETLWALGVALGVPFSRLVDPPTPRVRVIRAGEGPAIYSERAHYTATLLASCPPGARRDIYLLHLEPGPPRDSEPHMPGTVEHVIVSTGRMLAGPQTEPVELGPGDYLLYPGDIPHTAQALEPGTTAMLVSEHV, encoded by the coding sequence ATGTCGAACACAGGGGCGCCGCTCGACGTCATCGCGGCCTCGCTGCGCCGCGAACGCGACCGCGTCGGGCTGTCGTTGAGCGAACTGGCCAAGCGGGCGGGCATCGCGAAGTCCACGCTGTCACAACTGGAGTCGGGCAGCGGCAACCCCAGCGTGGAGACCCTGTGGGCGCTCGGCGTGGCGCTGGGCGTCCCGTTCTCCCGCCTGGTCGACCCGCCCACGCCACGCGTGCGGGTGATCCGCGCCGGCGAAGGTCCCGCGATCTACTCCGAACGCGCCCACTACACGGCGACCCTGCTGGCCTCGTGCCCACCGGGTGCCCGCCGGGACATCTACCTGCTCCACCTGGAACCGGGCCCGCCGCGCGACTCCGAACCGCACATGCCGGGCACCGTGGAGCACGTGATCGTCAGCACCGGCCGCATGCTGGCCGGCCCGCAGACCGAACCGGTCGAGCTGGGCCCCGGCGACTACCTGCTCTACCCCGGCGACATCCCGCACACGGCCCAGGCACTCGAACCGGGCACGACCGCCATGCTGGTCTCGGAGCACGTCTGA
- a CDS encoding AzlC family ABC transporter permease, giving the protein MRSTWRTLDAGLLRDVAAVAAGAAVSGASFGAISTGAGLPWWLPVVMSLLVFAGGSQFMAVGVVTAGGSPAAAVLAGLLLNVRHLPFGLAVGDVLGKGLLPRLVGSHLLIDETTAFALAQSDPRRAKAAYWSCGVALFIAWNVAVVVGAVIGQNIGDPAAFGLDAAFPAALLALLLPALKDKATRHAALLGAAIALAATPLLPAGVPVLLALGGLLITARQGEKA; this is encoded by the coding sequence ATGCGTTCGACATGGCGAACCCTTGATGCCGGGCTGCTGCGTGACGTCGCCGCGGTGGCCGCCGGCGCCGCGGTCAGCGGCGCCTCGTTCGGCGCGATCTCGACCGGCGCGGGACTGCCCTGGTGGCTGCCCGTGGTGATGTCGCTGCTGGTCTTCGCGGGCGGCTCGCAGTTCATGGCGGTCGGGGTGGTCACGGCGGGCGGCAGCCCGGCCGCGGCGGTGCTGGCCGGCCTGCTGCTCAACGTCCGGCACCTGCCGTTCGGCCTGGCGGTCGGCGACGTGCTCGGCAAGGGCCTGCTGCCCCGCCTGGTCGGCAGCCACCTGCTGATCGACGAGACCACCGCGTTCGCGCTGGCCCAGAGCGACCCGCGCCGCGCCAAGGCCGCCTACTGGTCGTGCGGCGTCGCGCTGTTCATCGCGTGGAACGTCGCCGTGGTCGTGGGCGCGGTGATCGGTCAGAACATCGGCGACCCGGCCGCGTTCGGGCTCGACGCGGCGTTCCCCGCGGCGCTGCTCGCGCTGCTGCTGCCCGCGCTCAAGGACAAGGCCACCCGGCACGCCGCGCTGCTGGGCGCGGCCATCGCGCTGGCCGCCACGCCGCTCCTGCCCGCGGGCGTGCCCGTGCTGCTCGCGCTGGGCGGCCTGCTGATCACCGCACGACAGGGGGAGAAGGCGTGA